TCAGTAATTGTCTTGAAACTTGAGGACTTCTtcaaattacctttaaaaatagagaaacgGGAACAAAGAGTCACCAGATAGAGAAAAACACGGATCTaggaagctagaacccaggtcactTGGCTTCTAGTTCAGGGTTCTTGCAGATACATCAGGTTGCCTCCTTTGTCAGGTTAAAATAATGAATCATAATACAATTCAATTCTATTTAAATGAAGTTTATTGAATATGCACATTATATAAGGTGCCCAGATAGTGTGTGAATAACGATAGCCCCTGGGCACAAGCATCTCACAGGGCATTTAGGAGGACATGACATACATGTATAAAACAATTAACAATTGTTTGGCAAACAGTTTTTGGCAACATACaagtataaaaaggaaaagatgatacTAGACAATGTTCAAATCAATTTTTCCTATGGAAAACTTCTACCACACATTAAGACAACAATATAATCAAAATGATATGAAATGAAgattagtgtttctttttttggtttcttaatGAAGCCATAAGATAAGAAATCCCAGTATTACGATATTCGTTACCTGTTAACGTTTCATCTTTTCCCATGAAATGTCTATAAAATAGGGCCAAGTCAACTCTATAAATGACGCCCATAATCACTAGGAACACAGCTACCACTGAGATCAAAACAGCTATGATCATTCCTCTGGTGAAGACGTAGCCTGGGATATCAACCATCtcttctagaaagaaaaagaaaacaggaataataagTGAAATGACAGTTTCCCAGTGTCTTCCACCATCACACCACAGTTGTCAGTTTTTACACTGACCACTAATCCAGTTGTCAACCCAACACATCCCATCAACTTAGTCCACATTCCTGCCTTTAGTCCAGAGTACTGATCTTTCTActccaatttttaaagaataaaaatgtgtacAAGGATATTCAGAGACCCGACCTGAAAGCATTGTGATATAGCCTGTCCCTACTTGGGGAAGGTGAGTCTCTAGGATATAAGATACCAGGGTGAAATGCAGAGGGACCCAAACCTACATCTCAGCTAGTATGTTGCAAACATAAATGAACTGCATAGTCTTGAGAGAGCAAGCACTGAACTGAGATCATCTGGGCTCCCCGCCTGGCTCCATCACTTAATCTGTGTCCTAGGGAAAGTCACTGATGCCCTTAACTCTTAGTGCCTTCATCCATAATATGAAGCCACTTCTGAGCAGCTTCTGGGCCAATGGACCTGGGTTGTACTGTAttggtggaggaaggagggggatggCTCCGGAATGCTCCATCAGGCAGGCAGTGCAAAACTTTAGGAGTCCACTGATGTGAGCCATCAACTGTCCACCTGCCAGGTCCAGGGACTGGTTCAAGGAAGGGAGGCCTCGGttaatctttgttgaatgaatgaccacACCCAAGGACCCCTGTGCCCAGTGCCCAGCTAAGGTAGGCTGGAGGCAACAGTACACCCAGTATCATTGGTCTCATCCTACACAGCTGCAAGCTTGCCTCCCATCATTGTGGCTGTGCCGAgctgccctgcctgcctcccccacaaCACCCAGCCACACATCTCTGTCTCCAGGCTGCATCTGCTTCCCTGTCCGGGGCCCCTGGTTTCTATCTGGGTCTACAATATGATTGAGAGCAAAAGAATAGAGTTTGTGCTTTCATTCTCTgcacaaaatcaatgcacaggggACTCCAGCTGGGGACTGAGCCCCAGTTTAGCCTGAATGCCTGTGACACAAGGTTGACAATTTCAACCTTCGGGAACTTGCTTCCTGGGCTGTAAAATGAGGGAGTGGTGATCTCTGAGGGGTGTCTCAGCAGCAACGTTCTAAGCTTCCACAGACTTCCACGATAAAACTTTCTCATACCTTTTTTCAACAAGACAAAGTTTATGGTGTCTATGCCTCCCTCGCTGGCCACAGCACAATTATATGAAAActctagatttttttcattgatattGTCAATTCTCAATATTCTTGATGCATACAATTTGCCATCTGGAGTCctgtaaaagaggaaataattcaGTGATAGGTTGGTCATAACCAGCAACATTACCCACGAGAGAGGAGTTCATACATGCAAACACTCAAGAGCAGTGGATCTGTTGGCTCTATGGAACCTTCCTTTTCTGAAGGGGACTCAGAGACTGGGCCACCACGAATCCCGGCTCCTCCAGGGAGCATCAGGGCGGGCAGAAACAGCCCTCCTGAGACCACCTGGGGAATGATGCTGTGCACTGCCCAGAATGAAAATGCTGGAAGGTAATGATGCTGActtgaaaacacaagaaaatattcTCTCAATTATTTCCccctatttctcttctcctaacTACTTAGCTTTCCTCCCACGGGGAGGTCTCCACCAATCGTGACAAGGCTGCAAATGGTTTGGCGTAAATACAGATTCCTATCAGGTTTCTCCATGCAATCCTAAAGGTCACTTTTATTTGTTCAGCATTGAAAATCAACTTAAGAATGACACTattcggagcacctgggtggctcagtcagttaagcgtccgactcttgacttcggctcaggtcatgatctcagggtcctgggatagagccttgtgtcgggctccacgctcagtgtggagtctgcttgagattctctccctctccctctgctcctccccctgcttgcatgctctctctctgaaataaataaataaatcttttaaaaataaaaaagaatgacactaTTCTCAGACACGCCCACAGGCACATGAGAAATGCCAATTAAGCTGTTCAGGGAGTGTCAGAAAATGACTTAGACAAACACCAGCAGCaagttgtctttctcttcttaagAGATCCACATTGTGCTGTTGTTGATGCAAGGCAACTGCGCATGACATCAGCTTCCCCACCAGTGACAACCTGTGAAAGCCTTCCCCAGGTGGGGCCACTCACTCACCTGCCACACCCCTAGCAGCAGGTGTCTCTAGTACTCGGGACACAGCACCCACTGTAGCCTCCAACTGtctcaaatacattttagaaCGTAATTCTGCACAGAAGTCACCAATCCAGAAATAGCAACTATCTAAGATCAGTGAAAGACCCCGAAAGTAAGGCACAAAAGGCCAGTGAGAAGCCGAAACAGGTGACGGAAAAAACTCATGCACCTAACTCTAAAGGAAGACCACCTTACTCCCCTAGCTTAGCTTAAGCTCCATTTCAAATAGTTTGGCAAGTTGGTCTTCTGTCCCCCCAGAGATTAGCAATAGATCACGAGAAGGGGGACATGCAGAACTCGAGCGAAGGTCTGATGCTGAGGATGAGACACAATGGCAAGGCATGTATTTCAGCTGGACCAGCATTCACACGCCCACTACCGGGCGAGGCCACGGTCCTTGCACCATTAGGAGCTCGCAGGCAAGTGCCAGCAGGAATCGAGAGCTGCCAGTGGGATGACCAGGAATGTTTTGAAGTgtaaaaggcaggaaaaaagccTCAAAAGTGCAGCCAAGGTGACAGACACCTTGGGGTCACTACTCACTAAAACCTGAGTGTATCAGGACATTACTAAGTAGAGTAAAGACCCGAAGTCATTCAGAAACACTTAAATGACCACAGGCTTcgcatgttttcttttaataagtgTGACCGTTCCTTACTGGAAGACCATAGGCTACGTAAGTACTAATACGCATGTGATTTGAAACTTTTTGCACCAAAAGCTGCCTCCTAGGTACTTACATCTAACCAATGCCCTCTTcgtggtttattttttaatttcttttacctGCTCTTACTGTGTTTCTAATTTCCATTAATAGACTCTTGACAGCAAAATGCTGCAATAATAACTATGTTCAATGTCAATCTGCCAACAGTGAATGTCACAGGGTACGCGACGGGTACATTAGTGTTTCCTTGAGACAAAACTTACATCTGACAAGCTTTGGAGAGTCTTATATGATTACTAATCTTATAAGATGCTTAAGTAAAATCCCCATCCCCATCAGATCCTGACTGACCAAAAGCTACTTTTGTAAATGATGCGAAAAAGCCTCACTTTTTCTAGCTTAGATCTTGGCAATAGATTTCTGCATAATCCGTCAACCTAGAGCGtggtaattataaatataaaatatgtaaattataattaaaatttaaacttaaacaTCCAATCATCGATTCAGGATgctggggtttgtttgtttgtttgtttgcttttgcaattgcactactaggtatttatccaaaggatacaaacataccgattcgaaggggtacatgcaccccaatgtttatagcagcaatgtccataatagccaaactatggaaagagcccagatgtccaggACTCTGGTGTTTTTTTATATCATGTATCTACAACAAAAGgtgatttgtatatattgtgacaAATAATGTATCGCATATACATACCTAGTTCTTGTTATGTTCTCTTCATGTACATTAggttcctttccattttcttcccacACGTTCCAATAAACCGTATCCTTTTCATTCGCCAAAGCAGAGCAGTTGAGTTCTACATCTTTTCCTACATAAAAGTTGATAACCAATGTTCTGATCTTAGAAACTCAGATTTCCCGAAggtttaaaatgaatataatcacTATATGTTAACCTAATATATAAAGATAATATAGTGCTACGttccagaaacaaaacagatatgccttatttttaaattttaaaaaaatgtataaagcagAGAAATTAGGTAGCAATTATAAGTCATCACCAAAATATGAAATGGTTTGTCTTCAAATGTTTATGTTTAAATCAATTATTAAAACTTAGAGTGGCCAGTGGACTTTCTTTTCAACATACAATTTAGTAGGGACTGTCAGACCAACACTCCCACGGCAacttctagaaaaacaaaatggataagtcacacacaaaaatgaaattagcTAAAAATTATAGACCCCCAAGCgcagagaaaacaaagagaaacagttGAGCTGAAAACGCCGTCAGGAAAAAGCCCTTCCGGGGGGAAGCTGAGATAGCTAGCCATCTTATTCTTGGGAGAAATCCGTTTTGGTTTGTACAGCGTAGAGGGAATctcatagaaaaaaagagagcccAGTGGAAAGTCTGACAGCCACACGGGCTTACAGGATGACTGCTGAGGAGGCTGCGAAGGCTGACCGGTTTCTCCTACAGTCTCATAGTACTTAGGAGAGAAAACCCCCATAGAGGAAATGCTGTACAACAAACACAGGACTGAAGTccccgtgcccctcccccacccggtAAAACCACACTGCAAGAAATCCCAAAGGACAGTTTTCAGACTCATGAAAAATTATCCCAGATGAAAGCAAGCAACTACAGGAACAAATGAAGAGcacaagaaaatacaaatatttgagtaACGTAAAAGACTGTGGgttatttaaagcaataataatgTGATCTATTGTGAGTTTTAGCACATCTGCAagagagaaatacataaaataacagCACAACCTGAGGTAGGAGGGACAAATGAAATGAACTGTTGCAAGGTCCTCCCATGCTGTGAAGTTATAAATGTGCTGAGATGTACATTTGTCTCATTGCAGTCAGACAAGGATACATATTGTAATCTCTAGAACTACTAAggatacacaaaagaaaacaaagcagattaaataatgaaaagaaaaatactgcatgaatccaaaaggaagggaggaataaCAGGACCGAAGAACACATAAACCAACTAAAAAACAGGTAGCAAGATGAGAGGCTTCACACCACCTCCATCCATAATTCATGAAATGCAAATGGATTACACACTATACAGACTGGATTTCAAAAAAGATCCAAATATATGCCATCTAtgtgaaatacattttatgtgtatttgatttacaaagaaatgctaaaagtaaaaagatgttaaaaaaaaaaaagagcgagaaAGCCTGTCGGtctcaaacaaaagaaaactgataTGTCTATCCACTATCAGAGAAAGTAGGCACTCAGGAAAGAAGTATGatagataaagagagaaattttataatgataaagtaTCAATTCAACAGGCATCAGTTTGTATATGCCCATAAGATAACCTCGGCATATATAAAGCAAGGATTGACGGAACTAAAGGATACTGAGATAAATTACCATCGTAGTTGCAGATGTTAACATCTCTTGGtaacagataaagaaaacacacaaaagcgTGGTTAAAATATAGATGATCTGAATAATACCATTAGCTAACTTCACATAATTGATATTTACAGAATGATAAAACCAAAACCTGCAGAATGCGTATTTGTTTCAGATGCACTTGGAACATTCATCAAAGACACACCACATTCTGGTCCTGAAGCAAGTTACTACAAATGTCATAGGACAGAAATGATACAGTGTATAATCTTGGACCAGAATGGAACTTAACTGGATatcaataacagcaacaacaacaaaaaacaactagaaaatcctccaaagatttggaaattaagaagaaaaaataatccatagaagaaagaagaaatcacaagggaagtttttttttaaatgtttgaaccGGATAGTAATGAAAATATGGCATACCCGTATTTGTTGGAAACAACTCAAGTCATGATTAGAGGGAACTTTATAGAGTTTAAAATGCATGTGCTACAAGAGAGGTTAACTGAAATTAATTCTCTATGTCACCATGTCGACAAATGAAAAATGAGGTGCAAATTAAGCCccaaatgagaagaaagaaataatagagcTAAGttcagaaatcaataaaaagcaGGCAAACCACAACTACAAATGGCAAAGTATCTGAGCTATGTTGGGCAGATGCGGTCCCACAAATGATTGTGACAGATGCTGGTCCAAAGGTGTGGGCTTAGGAAACAGTGAACAGCAACTTGGACCCCAGCTTTGCCACTTTTTATTGATTTAACTTTAGACAAATTACAGAACCCTTTCTCCTGGGCTTTGGTCATTTAATCCACAAGATGGGAATAATACCCCTCGGAGTTGTTTGAATATATGTCAATCACCTAATACAAAACATGGTGTAGCATatgttaatttcttcttttccttccttccttcccttttggaAAGGAATTACTTATGCAACTGGATGCATTGATTTCATCAAGCCCTGTCTAGGCAAATCTTAAATGTACAGTCAGTTAAGTCCATTGATTCAAAGCCCTTTGATTCATCAATCAAATATTCAGACCACAGAATAAGTCTGAATCATTCCTCCAGAGTGTTCTCTCATagagttttcatatttatttatttatttaaagattttaatttatttatttgacagagagagacacagcgagagagggaacacaagcacggggagtgggagagggagaagcaggcttcccgtggatcccaggaccctgggatcatgacctgagccgaaggcagacgcttaaggactgagccacccaggtgcccctggagttttcatatttaaaagtgGCCATAAAGACTATTACAGAAAAGCCACAGCAGGGTGACGAAAAACCTATCTAAAAACCACAAGTGGTTCTATAATGTTTTCAACAGACTATTCGTTTTCACCAGCCTACAAATGGCAACATTCAAACAATGATaggcttttcttctctttgtaacGTTCTTCACTAAACCTGGCACGTGTGATGCACACACAATATGGATCGATCATGAATCAGATTTAACCTTGGAAGACTCAGTTATACCCCCATTCCTAAATGCAGAATATATGTATGTCGAAATATACCTAATTCCACCTTCACATAGTTAAGCTTTGGTCCAAGAAGAACAGGAATTATTTTGCTGCGATctaaaagtgaaagaagaaaagaaaaatgcatcaGCATTGCACTGAACTTCTCTAAGACAAGTATTTGTAGTAACACGCTTATACCACGTGACAAAGATCCTAATAGTCATCACTTTACACTTACTTCTGCCGTATTTTCATTAACTAATGGTTGCAGCTGATAGTGTTTGTCGTTTCGCTTTCCGTCAACTCAAAGCTAATGTAACCGGAGAAAACACACTGAATTGGGTTTCCCTCAGCTCAAATCTGTGGCTTCTGCAGCTAAACGCCAGAGGAAAATGTCCATCCAGGCGGACAAACCCACCTGCAGGACTTAGAGGCAAAGTCCCGGGGAAATGCCTTTCTGCTCTGCCTTTATTCCTCCTGTCTGCTCTCCTCAACTCCTCACAGATTTATTGGGGACAGGGACTCTACTCTGTGAGGTAGGCAAGGCACTCGCTCTCAGGTGTCGACCCTTCCCGCGCAAGCACTGAGGGAAACACCCCTTCAATTTTGTGCTCTGGATGACTCACCTGCCTCACCTTAGTCCTGGCCCTGCAGGGATGTCCACACCTGCAGGCTCAGCTCTGCTTCTGTTCCTGAGTGACTTCTGACCCTGACTAGAGGTACTTAATACTCTCAGCCTCAGCTTCCCTCTGAATGCTGTCATACAACCTAGGGAGCTAATAACTGCAGAATACTGAGAGCACACATTCAACCTGCTATGCTGTCAAGTTCTTGTTAGTCCAAAGATCAGCACTGGCAACTTTCTTCATGACCTAGACTCTCCCTTCTGGTACAGCTGGTGCTTCTGGGGCATTTACAAGTAATGTACAGAGCAGTCATTCCCAGTGCTCAGCAAACTCCTGGGGCTTACCGGTGCTCAGCAAACACAATGTATGTGCAGAAGGAGTgaagggagcctggggggctctCCGGCACCAAGCCTACCTAAGCCCTCTCGGGAAGTGTGATGCTGCAGAGTGAAGGGTAGAGAAACGAGTGGTGAGTGTGTGCCTAAGAACTGGAGGATGAAACTTGCAAAGTGAAACTCCAAGGGAGTCAGATTTGGTTCTTCTGGGATTCAGACTCTCTGGGCAAGCGTGGAATACGTACAGGCAGACAGCAGGACCTGGGATGCCACCAGAGAAAGTAGGAACTCTCAGGTCTTGAGAATATTGAGGGACATGAATTGATTCAAGGACAAAGGGGTGATTTTGTAGAAAATTGCTATTGCTTATCTTTCTCTGGatctgtctcccccccccccccccccccccccgctcaggAATGTCAGTgggagccctgggggaggggtggtgtaAAAGAACATCTTTAAGACAGTATGCCATCTACTAAAACTTGAAGTATATCATTGAAAACCCAGAGCACCCTGTCCCTGGCATGTCCTCCTGCCCATCTCATGTTCAACCTCTAAACTCAGCTCGGAGTCTCCTGACTCTGATCTTCCTCTGGACTCTCTCTGCACCCTTAACACCTCACAGATGAATCCAGTTTCATATACTAGGGTACTCCTATGTGGATTATCACCTCCCCTGCCTATAATCAAATTTCTCTAGTACATTACTCACTTTATTTCCTATTTCCCTGCCTCCTTTACCTCCTGATGCTCAGTACAGTTTGTTGAATTATAGACACTTCGAAGAATATCTGTTGAGTGAAAGCATATGCTAAACAACAAGAGATTCCTCAAATTACTCAAACAAGAAATAAGAATGCTGGCTCATGGGAGGCTCACCTATATAAAGGTCATTTACTaccccccccccgaaaaaaatCTTTCCAGTGTGGTGAATGATGCCCAAATGATCTGACCCTTATATTTGAGCTGGCAATGTGGTCACAACTCCAAGTAAGTTGCCTTTGGATTCCTGCATTACAAagaaaactcattttacaaagatACATTTGCTTCTTGCCGATTCTAAAATTTCTCTTACCTCCAACTATTGTTACATTGAAGGTTTTGGTGACATTAAATAGTTTTCCATTATGATGAATGAAAAACATACAGGTGTAATATCCCTGATCTTTAAACTCCGCATTCTTCTGTAAAAATGGGTTTTTACTGTTCTCCATCTTTTCACAGTTctgttttgcaaaaaaaaaaaaaagaagaagaagaaaagcaagttaaaatattttaagtaaaagcaGTATCATATTATATTGATTcaaatttataaaagatttttatttaaaaaaaagggggaaactGAAAACTAGCAATTTCTGAGTAGATGCCCCAGTGATTTGGTACTGCCTCTGCGGTAACAATGAAACATAGTCCCATTACTGTTATTACTGTTGTTACTAATACATGCTGGGAAATAGAATATAGGGGGTGCTGTAGCTGctcctgtcattttcttttaatctctctcttttaCACATTAGGGGGGTGGAGGAGtaaagacaaagggagagggagaagggaaggaggggtagaaggaaggaggtaaaggaggagagagagagtgatcacTACAACAAAAAAATCCTTGCTTGGGTGAAAACTTTTTGCACAACTCTATTTTGTAACACTTTTAGTTTAAGTCCATATACTCAGGACTATCCATCCTGGGGGTGGGTAGTGGAGGTGGGAGCAGAATTACTCAGAGACCTGAGTACCTAGCAAACCACCCATCCTCTTGATGTCTTCCACCAGAAGACAGTAGACTGATCAGAAATGTATCAAGAATATTCAAATCCATAGGCACACACAAACATGTCTCTCCATCACAAATTTCCATATAGGTCACaggaatgaataaaaacaaaaaagccaccTTCTTCAATCTAGCCATCAGTCACCCATGGAAGAGGTTCTAAGCAATCTAAGATCCAGATATGGAAAATGGGAACTAAATTGCTAACCTTGACTATGCAACACTGTTCCTGCTTAGGAACAAGGAGAATGTACTGCCCACAGACCTCTCTTGAAGGTGCCAAAGCTGGCAGCAACTGGGGCTAAGCCCAGAGGGTGCTTAGCATGGAAGCACCCACGTGTGTCCTCACTACAGTAAATTGTTTCTGTACATGTCAAACTTTTATGACCCCAAACTGTTTTTTTCCAAAGCACATTTAAATATCAAagact
Above is a window of Halichoerus grypus chromosome 10, mHalGry1.hap1.1, whole genome shotgun sequence DNA encoding:
- the IL18R1 gene encoding interleukin-18 receptor 1 isoform X3, translated to MENSKNPFLQKNAEFKDQGYYTCMFFIHHNGKLFNVTKTFNVTIVGDRSKIIPVLLGPKLNYVKVELGKDVELNCSALANEKDTVYWNVWEENGKEPNVHEENITRTRTPDGKLYASRILRIDNINEKNLEFSYNCAVASEGGIDTINFVLLKKEEMVDIPGYVFTRGMIIAVLISVVAVFLVIMGVIYRVDLALFYRHFMGKDETLTDGKIYDAFVSYLKECGPENGEEHTFAVEILPGVLEKHFGYKLCIFERDVVPGGAVVDEIHSLIEKSRRLIIVLSKSYMSNEVRYELESGLHEALVERKIKIILIEFTPVSDFTFFPQSLQLLKSHRVLKWNADKPPSYNSRFWKNLLYLMPAKMVKPCGAESEVLPVLSRS